In Sphaeramia orbicularis chromosome 10, fSphaOr1.1, whole genome shotgun sequence, the following proteins share a genomic window:
- the LOC115426842 gene encoding uncharacterized protein LOC115426842: MDDVTHVRRFGSAGSTSGTVAGMRSSSMGVVNCCQGLQTAVCYKATQIRRRVNFCSKRSFSSGLGQGDCVVIKQTRNQSSPERGKSSGFLFPLLPHSKEGRLIPEAHFRPPYVKQTLTEIQVQNADTQSALQFDPSKRLVRDERFSRRVFSHCHLSSTQEISQVCLSRSSLRVPDNPIRSFFSSEGVQQVCGGSAVSIKEQQHQNIFIHRRLSHMLPLTGAGGQRFCYGVKSPQGPRVQYKRGKESPGAGTEYGVPGAQDKLPHLPRQAVRGEGDGFQTVSHTFSTRESGDIQTVPPTSRTHGVGYICGAIRAAYDEGFSEMDGVSAPLLSASSVPQSENNGALCRGSPGVERPGSADVRRTSGNGVVQGNHDNGRFPVGMGRDAVGQNGQWHVVPTDGSAPHKCVGNAGSVFSTQAFFASSTGASCVGENRQHHCGSLYQPSGGHSLSAAAQAGSEDNCVGQYTVPVPPSDPCSRDSEQGSGHIVQGEPTVQGVEASPTGGATDLAEIRPGRRRSLRLSRRHSLPTVLLPVRCERTARRGRSGPPLAECPSLCFSATQPDLSDSGQSAGAEAVTNFGCSSVAIQTLDSRDNAASGGRAMAAPHTQGSSFPGAGRDFSSSPRPPLSVGLARERWNLNAAGLPPEVVDTIQNARASSTRSLYSGKWRVFEEWCNNRGTIPFQCSVAEVLCFLQELLDKGRAFSTIKVYLAAISACHVGFGEKSAGQHPLVCRFMKGARRKLPVSRPLVPLWDLLLVLDALSHHPFEPIEVVGLRFLSVKTALLLSLTTAKRVSDLQALSVHPSCLQLAPGRAKACFRPNPAFVPKVMEPSYRCPTLELLAFHPPPFSSEEDERLHTLCPVRALGVYVDRTAGFRRTNQLFVSWATPHKGRPLSCQRLSHWIVEAISIAYRCKGSQPPLGVRAHSTRSMASSWALFRGVSVQDICTAASWATPHTFVRFYRLDVVHPSLSHAVLEAGTDGLA, translated from the coding sequence ATGGATGACGTCACTCACGTGCGACGTTTTGGGTCCGCTGGCTCCACGAGTGGAACGGTGGCGGGCATGCGTAGCTCCTCCATGGGTGTTGTCAACTGTTGCCAGGGGTTACAGACTGCAGTTTGCTACAAGGCCACCCAAATTCGGCGGCGTGTTAACTTCTGTAGCAAACGGAGCTTCAGCTCGGGTCTTGGACAAGGAGATTGTGTCGTTATTAAACAAACACGCAATCAGTCCAGTCCCGAGCGAGGAAAGTCATCAGGGTTTTTATTCCCGTTACTTCCTCATTCCAAAGAAGGGCGGCTCATCCCTGAGGCCCATTTTAGACCTCCGTATGTTAAACAAACACTTACGGAAATACAAGTTCAGAATGCTGACACACAAAGTGCTCTGCAGTTCGATCCGTCAAAACGATTGGTTCGTGACGAACGATTTAGCAGACGCGTATTTTCACATTGCCATTTATCCAGCACACAGGAAATATCTCAGGTTTGCCTATCGAGGAGCAGCCTACGAGTTCCAGACAATCCCATTCGGTCTTTCTTTAGCTCCGAGGGTGTTCAGCAAGTGTGTGGAGGCAGCGCTGTTTCCATTAAGGAACAGCAGCATCAGAATATTTTCATACATAGACGATTATCTCATATGCTCCCACTCACGGGAGCAGGCGGTCAAAGATTCTGTTACGGTGTTAAATCACCTCAGGGACCTCGGGTTCAGTATAAACGAGGTAAAGAGTCGCCTGGAGCCGGCACAGAGTACGGAGTACCTGGGGCTCAGGATAAACTCCCTCACTTACCGCGTCAGGCTGTCAGAGGGGAGGGAGACGGCTTTCAGACAGTGTCTCACACTTTTTCAACTAGGGAAAGTGGTGACATTCAGACTGTGCCTCCGACTTCTCGGACTCATGGCGTCGGTTATATCTGTGGTGCAATTAGGGCTGCTTATGATGAGGGATTTTCAGAGATGGACGGCGTCTCTGCGCCTCTGCTCTCAGCGTCATCTGTACCGCAGAGTGAAAATAACGGCGCACTGTGTCGCGGCTCTCCGGGCGTGGAGAGACCCGGAAGTGCTGACGTCAGGCGTACCTCTGGGAACGGTGTCGTCCAGGGTAACCATGACAACGGACGCTTCCCTGTCGGGATGGGGCGCGACGCTGTTGGGCAGAACGGCCAATGGCATGTGGTCCCGACGGATGGCTCGGCTCCACATAAATGTGTTGGAAATGCAGGCAGTGTTTTTAGCACTCAGGCATTTTTTGCCTCATCTACAGGGGCGTCATGTGTTGGTGAAAACAGACAACACCACTGTGGTAGCTTATATCAACCGTCAGGGGGGCACTCGCTCTCTGCAGCTGCACAAGCTGGCTCAGAGGATAATTGTGTGGGGCAGTACACGGTTCCTGTCCCTCCGAGCGACCCATGTAGCAGGGATTCTGAACAGGGGAGCGGACATATTGTCCAGGGGGAACCCACTGTACAGGGAGTGGAGGCTTCACCCACAGGTGGTGCAACAGATTTGGCAGAGATACGGCCAGGCAGACGTAGATCTCTTCGCCTCTCAAGAAGACACTCACTGCCCACTGTTCTTCTCCCTGTCAGATGTGAGCGCACCGCTAGGCGTGGACGCTCTGGCCCACCCCTGGCCGAATGTCCTTCTTTATGCTTTTCCGCCACTCAGCCTGATCTCTCCGACTCTGGCCAGAGTGCGGGAGCAGAGGCTGTCACTAATTTTGGTTGCTCCTCGGTGGCCATCCAAACACTGGATAGCAGAGATAATGCAGCTTCTGGTGGACGAGCCATGGCCGCTCCCCATACGCAGGGATCTTCTTTCCCAGGCGCGGGGcgagatttttcatcctcaccCAGACCGCCTCTCTCTGTGGGCCTGGCCCGTGAGAGGTGGAACTTGAATGCTGCAGGCCTGCCCCCTGAAGTAGTTGACACTATTCAGAATGCCAGAGCCTCCTCCACCCGCTCACTTTACAGTGGTAAGTGGCGGGTTTTTGAGGAGTGGTGCAATAATAGGGGCACTATCCCTTTCCAGTGTTCTGTGGCGGAGGTGCTTTGTTTTCTGCAGGAGTTGTTGGATAAAGGAAGAGCTTTTTCCACAATTAAGGTCTATTTGGCAGCAATTTCAGCTTGTCATGTAGGTTTTGGTGAGAAGTCGGCGGGGCAACATCCGTTGGTATGTCGCTTCATGAAGGGGGCCCGCCGTAAGCTCCCAGTGTCCAGGCCGCTGGTGCCTTTGTGGGACCTGTTGTTGGTTCTGGACGCCCTTTCACACCACCCATTTGAACCCATTGAGGTGGTGGGGTTAAGATTTCTTTCAGTGAAAACTGCTTTGCTTCTGTCTCTGACCACTGCGAAGCGGGTGAGTGACCTACAGGCTTTGTCGGTCCACCCCTCCTGTTTGCAGTTGGCTCCTGGGCGTGCTAAAGCATGCTTTCGGCCTAATCCAGCATTTGTACCAAAAGTAATGGAGCCATCATATAGATGTCCTACTTTAGAGCTGTTAGCTTTTCACCCTCCACCATTCTCCTCAGAGGAGGATGAACGCCTTCACACCCTATGCCCTGTGCGGGCTCTGGGGGTGTATGTTGATAGAACTGCGGGGTTCAGGAGAACCAATCAGTTGTTTGTTTCCTGGGCCACCCCTCATAAGGGCAGGCCACTATCTTGTCAAAGGCTGTCACACTGGATTGTGGAAGCCATTTCTATTGCTTACAGGTGTAAGGGCTCTCAGCCACCTCTGGGAGTGAGAGCCCACTCTACCAGAAGCATGGCCTCATCGTGGGCCTTATTTAGAGGAGTGTCAGTTCAGGACATTTGCACAGCGGCAAGTTGGGCTACGCCTCACACGTTTGTGCGCTTTTATAGACTTGATGTCGTTCATCCGTCACTGTCTCATGCAGTGCTGGAGGCAGGTACTGACGGTCTAGCGTAA